The Amyelois transitella isolate CPQ chromosome 20, ilAmyTran1.1, whole genome shotgun sequence genome has a segment encoding these proteins:
- the LOC106131603 gene encoding uncharacterized protein LOC106131603 isoform X1: protein MAENGYGPAMAGHMGRIPNFGKTQVNPMGTAEPPACIQNAMMTKDKKPFTYTPGGLDLSQIKTPSMARRMARQRSLEEQEQAYAQQNTGPRYNPQGGPAPPPPPPHMPAPPPPPPPIVIQVPDSKSPKPVAPGERPEIVIPENPIGMLRKTNSPYHWEAEKAELQRMGNVPKFTEKVPSPLTVKMPPTSFTQQQPQTYSPHMQHNQRQNYPYGNQNNQIPESPIHRPAAQYGNQMSSPPLNGATPTREILQRQDSQFNKSPQPFSGQSPVSNGSTYSPTPNNNWRQPERRDSPANNTSYSPQSPHVNRSPFSPNVQQHSPNQYQPPSNNNGPVFHTLPRAGQRNQDNYSNNLQGNNTIYNNTREDSPKIDASNSTPWRTNTLNRNSREPENLQAIYHNSKNINQQPTYSPPWKANEANNNTNNIPSWKQDNRSPVETQQYSPPWVQDTNNNKVQDSYIPPWKSQENDNRTTTAFQPKPNQTEPRYQSSMSIPVTPKKQNQQSEYNNTQPQKEVVYVNQEPVYYCPESPKSIPPWVKTQKEKTKTPPPEWVQRPLERRSAPRELVTPPRDTNQEPEWVKKSNEMQRGMREVISPPKYQQPVQPSWSTRPSENRKSLPRDNAPNQQSRVVPIQMEVSSAETRDHGRQGNQQPHLRIVIGMQPNNEQNNQGSYSQPTQRIMRVLSPQLVRLDDGPTQPELPSLNRSFQNQESQPRTRIIPIQIEGGNGGANKSFGGRY, encoded by the exons ATGGCTGAGAATGG GTACGGGCCGGCGATGGCCGGGCACATGGGCAGAATACCCAACTTCGGGAAAACTCAAGTCAAT CCTATGGGGACTGCAGAACCACCAGCATGCATCCAAAACGCAATGATGACAAAGGATAAAAAGCCCTTTACGTACACACCTGGCGGTCTCGACTTGTCTCAAATAAAGACACCAAGCATGGCGAGAAGAATGGCACGACAGCGGTCATTGGAAGAACAGGAGCAGGCTTATGCCCAGCAAAATACTGGCCCTAGGtacaacccccaagggggccCTGCTCCCCCACCGCCACCACCTCACATGCCAGCCCCTCCTCCACCACCACCTCCGATAGTCATCCAGGTTCCTGATTCAAAGTCCCCTAAACCTGTAGCTCCTGGTGAAAGACCTGAAATTGTCATTCCAGAAAACCCGATTGGAATGTTAAGGAAAACTAACAGCCCGTATCACTGGGAAGCTGAAAAGGCAGAATTGCAACGAATGGGAAATGTCCCTAAGTTTACAGAAAAGGTGCCGAGCCCACTGACTGTGAAGATGCCGCCTACTTCATTTACTCAGCAACAGCCTCAAACTTATTCTCCCCATATGCAACATAATCAACGACAGAATTATCCATATGGTAATCAGAATAATCAAATTCCTGAAAGTCCAATTCACAGACCTGCAGCGCAGTATGGAAACCAAATGTCATCGCCTCCTTTGAATGGAGCGACGCCTACTAGGGAAATTTTACAGAGGCAGGATTCTCAATTTAATAAGAGTCCTCAACCGTTTAGCGGGCAGTCTCCAGTCAGCAATGGGTCAACTTATTCGCCAACACCGAATAATAATTGGAGGCAACCTGAAAGAAGAGATTCTCCAGCAAATAACACCAGTTATAGTCCACAGTCACCCCATGTGAACCGAAGTCCATTCTCACCTAATGTGCAACAGCATTCGCCTAATCAGTATCAGCCCCCATCTAATAATAATGGACCAGTTTTCCACACTCTTCCTAGAGCTGGTCAAAGGAACCAAGATAATTATTCTAATAATTTACAGGGCAATAATACTATCTATAATAATACTCGAGAAGATAGCCCTAAAATTGATGCTTCGAATTCTACACCGTGGAGGACAAACACACTTAACAGAAACTCTCGTGAACCCGAAAACTTGCAAGCAATCTATCACAACAGCAAGAACATAAATCAACAGCCTACATATTCGCCTCCCTGGAAAGCAAATGAGGCAAATAATAACACCAATAACATTCCTTCTTGGAAGCAAGACAATCGATCTCCAGTTGAAACTCAACAGTATAGTCCACCGTGGGTGCAAGATACAAACAACAACAAGGTTCAAGACAGTTACATCCCACCTTGGAAGTCACAGGAAAATGACAACAGAACCACCACAGCTTTCCAGCCTAAACCAAACCAAACAGAACCGCGATACCAGTCAAGCATGTCAATTCCTGTAACTCCGAAAAAACAGAACCAACAATCGGAATATAACAACACTCAGCCTCAAAAGGAAGTTGTCTATGTGAACCAAGAACCTGTATATTACTGTCCGGAAAGTCCCAAATCGATACCGCCGTGGGTGAAAACACAAAAGGAAAAAACGAAGACGCCACCACCCGAATGGGTTCAAAGACCACTAGAACGGAGAAGTGCACCAAGGGAATTAGTTACCCCTCCCAGGGATACAAACCAAGAGCCGGAATGGGTAAAGAAAAGCAACGAAATGCAAAGAGGGATGCGGGAGGTGATCAGTCCGCCTAAGTACCAACAACCAGTTCAACCGTCTTGGTCCACGCGGCCCTCAGAGAATCGTAAGAGTCTTCCGAGAGATAACGCTCCAAATCAACAATCTCGAGTAGTTCCTATTCAAATGGAGGTGTCAAGTGCAGAGACAAGAGATCATGGTAGGCAAGGAAACCAACAACCACATTTAAGGATCGTGATCGGTATGCAACCAAATAATGAACAGAACAATCAAGGGTCGTACTCTCAACCAACTCAGCGTATCATGAGGGTGTTGTCCCCTCAATTGGTGAGGCTGGATGATGGTCCAACTCAGCCGGAATTACCCTCGTTGAACAGAAGCTTCCAGAACCAGGAAAGTCAGCCGAGGACAAGGATTATTCCTATCCAGATTGAAGGGGGCAATGGCGGAGCTAACAAAAG CTTCGGTGGGCGGTACTAG
- the LOC106131603 gene encoding uncharacterized protein LOC106131603 isoform X2 yields MAENGYGPAMAGHMGRIPNFGKTQVNPMGTAEPPACIQNAMMTKDKKPFTYTPGGLDLSQIKTPSMARRMARQRSLEEQEQAYAQQNTGPRYNPQGGPAPPPPPPHMPAPPPPPPPIVIQVPDSKSPKPVAPGERPEIVIPENPIGMLRKTNSPYHWEAEKAELQRMGNVPKFTEKVPSPLTVKMPPTSFTQQQPQTYSPHMQHNQRQNYPYGNQNNQIPESPIHRPAAQYGNQMSSPPLNGATPTREILQRQDSQFNKSPQPFSGQSPVSNGSTYSPTPNNNWRQPERRDSPANNTSYSPQSPHVNRSPFSPNVQQHSPNQYQPPSNNNGPVFHTLPRAGQRNQDNYSNNLQGNNTIYNNTREDSPKIDASNSTPWRTNTLNRNSREPENLQAIYHNSKNINQQPTYSPPWKANEANNNTNNIPSWKQDNRSPVETQQYSPPWVQDTNNNKVQDSYIPPWKSQENDNRTTTAFQPKPNQTEPRYQSSMSIPVTPKKQNQQSEYNNTQPQKEVVYVNQEPVYYCPESPKSIPPWVKTQKEKTKTPPPEWVQRPLERRSAPRELVTPPRDTNQEPEWVKKSNEMQRGMREVISPPKYQQPVQPSWSTRPSENRKSLPRDNAPNQQSRVVPIQMEVSSAETRDHGRQGNQQPHLRIVIGMQPNNEQNNQGSYSQPTQRIMRVLSPQLVRLDDGPTQPELPSLNRSFQNQESQPRTRIIPIQIEGGNGGANKRVFYHKFTQEGPPRQSKAFKVLQIITGTQDLDDIQAIENNHGYTDL; encoded by the exons ATGGCTGAGAATGG GTACGGGCCGGCGATGGCCGGGCACATGGGCAGAATACCCAACTTCGGGAAAACTCAAGTCAAT CCTATGGGGACTGCAGAACCACCAGCATGCATCCAAAACGCAATGATGACAAAGGATAAAAAGCCCTTTACGTACACACCTGGCGGTCTCGACTTGTCTCAAATAAAGACACCAAGCATGGCGAGAAGAATGGCACGACAGCGGTCATTGGAAGAACAGGAGCAGGCTTATGCCCAGCAAAATACTGGCCCTAGGtacaacccccaagggggccCTGCTCCCCCACCGCCACCACCTCACATGCCAGCCCCTCCTCCACCACCACCTCCGATAGTCATCCAGGTTCCTGATTCAAAGTCCCCTAAACCTGTAGCTCCTGGTGAAAGACCTGAAATTGTCATTCCAGAAAACCCGATTGGAATGTTAAGGAAAACTAACAGCCCGTATCACTGGGAAGCTGAAAAGGCAGAATTGCAACGAATGGGAAATGTCCCTAAGTTTACAGAAAAGGTGCCGAGCCCACTGACTGTGAAGATGCCGCCTACTTCATTTACTCAGCAACAGCCTCAAACTTATTCTCCCCATATGCAACATAATCAACGACAGAATTATCCATATGGTAATCAGAATAATCAAATTCCTGAAAGTCCAATTCACAGACCTGCAGCGCAGTATGGAAACCAAATGTCATCGCCTCCTTTGAATGGAGCGACGCCTACTAGGGAAATTTTACAGAGGCAGGATTCTCAATTTAATAAGAGTCCTCAACCGTTTAGCGGGCAGTCTCCAGTCAGCAATGGGTCAACTTATTCGCCAACACCGAATAATAATTGGAGGCAACCTGAAAGAAGAGATTCTCCAGCAAATAACACCAGTTATAGTCCACAGTCACCCCATGTGAACCGAAGTCCATTCTCACCTAATGTGCAACAGCATTCGCCTAATCAGTATCAGCCCCCATCTAATAATAATGGACCAGTTTTCCACACTCTTCCTAGAGCTGGTCAAAGGAACCAAGATAATTATTCTAATAATTTACAGGGCAATAATACTATCTATAATAATACTCGAGAAGATAGCCCTAAAATTGATGCTTCGAATTCTACACCGTGGAGGACAAACACACTTAACAGAAACTCTCGTGAACCCGAAAACTTGCAAGCAATCTATCACAACAGCAAGAACATAAATCAACAGCCTACATATTCGCCTCCCTGGAAAGCAAATGAGGCAAATAATAACACCAATAACATTCCTTCTTGGAAGCAAGACAATCGATCTCCAGTTGAAACTCAACAGTATAGTCCACCGTGGGTGCAAGATACAAACAACAACAAGGTTCAAGACAGTTACATCCCACCTTGGAAGTCACAGGAAAATGACAACAGAACCACCACAGCTTTCCAGCCTAAACCAAACCAAACAGAACCGCGATACCAGTCAAGCATGTCAATTCCTGTAACTCCGAAAAAACAGAACCAACAATCGGAATATAACAACACTCAGCCTCAAAAGGAAGTTGTCTATGTGAACCAAGAACCTGTATATTACTGTCCGGAAAGTCCCAAATCGATACCGCCGTGGGTGAAAACACAAAAGGAAAAAACGAAGACGCCACCACCCGAATGGGTTCAAAGACCACTAGAACGGAGAAGTGCACCAAGGGAATTAGTTACCCCTCCCAGGGATACAAACCAAGAGCCGGAATGGGTAAAGAAAAGCAACGAAATGCAAAGAGGGATGCGGGAGGTGATCAGTCCGCCTAAGTACCAACAACCAGTTCAACCGTCTTGGTCCACGCGGCCCTCAGAGAATCGTAAGAGTCTTCCGAGAGATAACGCTCCAAATCAACAATCTCGAGTAGTTCCTATTCAAATGGAGGTGTCAAGTGCAGAGACAAGAGATCATGGTAGGCAAGGAAACCAACAACCACATTTAAGGATCGTGATCGGTATGCAACCAAATAATGAACAGAACAATCAAGGGTCGTACTCTCAACCAACTCAGCGTATCATGAGGGTGTTGTCCCCTCAATTGGTGAGGCTGGATGATGGTCCAACTCAGCCGGAATTACCCTCGTTGAACAGAAGCTTCCAGAACCAGGAAAGTCAGCCGAGGACAAGGATTATTCCTATCCAGATTGAAGGGGGCAATGGCGGAGCTAACAAAAG AGTGTTCTACCACAAATTTACCCAAGAGGGACCACCACGGCAGTCGAAGGCTTTCAAGGTGTTGCAAATCATCACAGGAACACAGGATTTGGATGATATTCAGGCTATAGAGAACAATCATGGCTATACAGATTTATAG